Sequence from the Rhodocyclaceae bacterium genome:
CACGCTGCCCTTCGGTGCAGCCGTGGTGATCGTCCGGTAGTAGCCGGCATTCGCAGGTACGTCCGGATCGAGCAGGCTCTTGGCGACCGTGTAGATCGTCGCCAGCAGCGCGCGCTCGGGGATGTTGCGCGCCGATTCGAGCTGCTTCGCGGAGCCGGCGAAATCGAAGTGCAGGCGGCCACCCTCGATCGTCATCGCCAGGCGGATCAGCGCGCGCTCGCCCTCGGCATTGCCGTCGAGGCAGTCCTCGGCATGGTAGGTACCCGCCGGCAGCCGCGCGATCGCTGCGGCAAAGCGGCGCTCGGTGAAGTCGAGGTAGCCGGCGATCGTGCGCGCGGTCTCTTCCGGACCGTAGCGCGCGATCAGCGTCTCGACGGCGCGCGTACCAACCAGGTTCGCCGCGAACTGCGCGCGCAGGTCGCCAAGACGCTCGTCCGGCGTGCGCGAGTTGAGCAGCACGATGTCGAGCACGTCGCGGTTGATCTCGCCGCCACGCATGATGCGCACCGGTGGCAGGCGCAGCCCTTCCTGGAAGATCGAGTTGCAGACCGCTGCCTCGCTGCCGGGCACCATGCCGCCGACATCGGCGTGGTGCGCGATGTTAGCGACGAAGGCGACGATCTCGCCACCGATGAACACCGGCGAGATCACGTTGATGTCGGGCAGGTGCGAGCCGCCGCCGTTGTACGGGTCGTTGGCCATGAACATGTCGCCCGGCAGGATGTTCTCGCGACCGTAACGCGAGAGTATCTCGTCGACCGCACCGACCATCGAGCCGAGGTGAATCGGCACCCGCTGCGCGAGCGCGATCACCTGGCCCTGCGCATCGAAGATCGCAGTGGAACAGTCGGCACGCTCCTTGATGTTCGGCGAGAAGGACGTGCGCATCAGCGTCGCACCCATCTCTTCCGCGGCGGCGAGCAGGTATCGCGCCATCACCTCGGCACGGATCGGATCGGGCGCCTGTACGGGCGCCCCCGGCTTGCGTTCATTGCTCATCACTGGACCTCGCCAAGCATCACATGCAGGTTTCCGGCGTCGTCGATCCGACAGCGCGCCGACGGCGGGATCACCGTGGTCGCATCCATCTGTTCCACGATCGCCGGTCCGTCGAACGCCATGCCCGGAACGAGGTGCGATCGATCGTACACCGGCGAACGCACGTAACCGCCAGCCGGGAACCAGACGTCGCGGCTGCCCGGCGTCCCGACCGGCGCCGATGCCACCGCCGAGAATGACGGCCGCGGCCGTGGCACGGTCAGCGCGAGGCGCAGGTTGACCAGTTCGACCGCCTGGTCGCGTATGTCGTAACCGTAGTACTCGCGATGGCGCTGGTGGAACGCCTCGACCAGCGCGGCCACCGAAGCTTCATCGAGCGATCCGCCCGACAGCGGCAAAACCAGTTCGAAGCTCTGGCCGACATAGCGCAGGTCGGCACTCCATTCGGACACCGAAGCGCCAGCGTCGGCGCGCTCCTCGGCCAGCCACGCCTCGCCGCGGCGGCGCAGTTCGGCGAAACCGGCATCGATCGCGCGCAACTGCGCCGGTGCGAGCACCACCAGCCGGGTCAGGCTGAAGTCGCCACGCTGGTCGGCCTGCAGCAGCCCTTCGGCAGACAGCAGCCCGGGCCGCGCCGGCACCAGCACATGGCGCATGCCCATCGCCATCGCGACTTCCACCGCATGCAGCGGCCCCGCCCCGCCGAAGGCGACCAGCGCGAAGTCGCGCGGGTCCTCGCCCTGCTCGATCGAGATCACGCGTACTGCGCCCATCATGTTCACGTTGACGATCTCGACCACGCCAGCGGCGGCCTGTACCGGGTCGACACTCAACTTGCGCGCAAGGTCTTCGACGGCTTCGCGTGCCTTGTCCGGATGCATCTTCATGCGGCCACCGAGCAACGACTCGGGGCTCAGGCGGCCGAGCACGACATTGGCATCGGTGACCGTGGGCTCCGTGCCACCACGCCCATAGGCGGCCGGCCCCGGATATGCACCGGCACTGCGCGGGCCGACCTTGAGCAGCCCGCCGGCATCGATCCAGGCGATGCTGCCGCCGCCCGCGCCTATGGTGTGGATGTCCAGCGTGCGCGTACGCACGGGATAGCCACCCATTTCCCGCTGGCTCTTCTTGGCCGGCTCGCCGTCCTTGATCAGGCACACATCGGTGCTGGTGCCGCCCATGTCGAAGGTGATCAGGTTGGGCAGGCCGATGCGGCTGCCGAGGCGGGCACTGCCGATCACCCCGCCGGCCGGACCGGAGAAGAAGGTGTTGATCGGCAGGCGCTTGACCGCAGCTGGCGTCACCGCACCGCCGTTGGACTGCATCACCCGCGGCGTGCGCGGCACGCCGAGTTCGCGTACGCCGGCCTCGAAGCGGTCGAGGTAGGTCGCCATGATCGGCATCAGGCTGGCGTTGACAAGCGTCGATGCGCAACGCTCGAATTCGCGGAACTCGGCCAGCACTTCGTACGACGCGCAGACTGCGGAACCGGGCCAGGCAGCCTCGATGATCGCGCGCGCGCGCGCCTCGTGCGCCGGGTTCTGGTACGAGTGCAGGAAGCAGATCGCGACCGACTGCACGCCAGCCTCCTTCAGCGCGGCCACCGCCGCATGCACGGTCGACTCGTCGAGCGGCGTGACCACGCGGCCTTCGACGTCGATGCGCTCGCTCACCTCCAGCCGGCAGTCGCGCGAGGCCGGCGGCACCGGCTTGACCTTGTCGAGGTTGAAGTAGTCGGGGCGCCGCTGCCGCGCGAGTTCGATCACGTCGCGGAAGCCGGCCGTGGTGACGAGTCCGGTCTTCGCCCACTTGCCCTCGAGCACCGCGTTGGTCGCCAGGGTCGTGCCGAGCACGAGGAATGCGACGTCGGCTGCGGCCACACCCGACAGGGCGAGCAGTTCGCGGATGCCGTCGTGGATGCCAGCAGCGGGGTCCGCGGTGCGCGTCGGGACCTTGTGGTACTCCCAGCGGCCGGCGGAAGGTTCCGCCAGCACCAGGTCGGTGAACGTGCCACCGGTGTCGATGCCAATCCAGTATCCAGCCATCTTGCGTCGCGCTGCCAGGGCAGCGGCTCCTCCCTCGTCGAACTGCCTGTGGACGAAAACTACAGCGCTTCGTATTCTTCAGGCAAATAGATCTTCCATCCCGATTCATAGGCTTGGTCAATGAATTTCAAGCTTCGCCAGCTGCAGGGCCTGCTCGCCCTTGCACGCACCGGATCGTTCAGCCGCGCGGCGGCGGACTCGTCGATGACCCAGCCGGCGTTTTCTCAGATGATCCGGGAACTGGAGACGGCGCTGGGCGTGCGCCTGTTCGACCGCACGACGCGCCGCGTCGACCTGACGGACGCCGGCCGCACGCTGGTCGGCCTGGTGCAACGACCGGTCGATGAACTCGCCGATGCCTGGCTCGACCTGCGCGGTGTGGCCGCCGGCACGCGCGGACGGATCGCGCTCGCACTGCTGCCATCGGCTGCGTTCGGCTTCGTCACCCGCGCGCTGGCCGCGTACCGGGCGCTTCACCCGCTGGTCCAGGTGACGCTGCGCGAAGAACAGAACGACGTATTGCTGCAGAAGGTGCGCGACCGCGAGGTCGACTTCGGCATCGGCATCCTGGCAGGCCGCGATCCGGAACTGGAGGCGACCGACCTGTTCGTCGACGAACTGGTCGCAGTGCTGGCGAGCGGGCATCCCCTGGCCGCGCGAACGACCCTGTCCTGGAAGGCGGTAGCGGCCGAGCCCCTGATCCTGCTGCCACGACCGTCGAGCGTCCGCCAACTGGTCGAGGCTTCGCTCGCTCGCCACCGTGCCGCGCGCGAGCCGGCGTTCGAAGTGGCGAACATGCTTACTGCGGCCAGCATGGCCCGCTCCGGGCTGGGCATCACCGTGCTGCCGTGGCTGGCGCTGGCCGAGATGCGCCAGGAAGGCCTCGAGGTGCGCCGCATCGGCGTGCCGCGCCCGCTGCGGCGGGTATCGATCGTCTGCCGTGCCGACCGGCGGCCAAGCCCTGCCGCGAGTGCGTTCCTCGCCCTGCTCGAAGACGGCCGCACCCGTTTCCTGCCGCAGGCACTGGCGGCTCCGCGGGGCTGATCCCTGTGTAAACTGTTCCGACGTGAACGCCCGGAAACGGAGCCTGCAATGGACACAATATTGACGCGGATGCTGAAGCACTCCCCGATAGCCAGGCTGGCTGTACCGATCGGCATGCTTTCCATCGCAGTAGCTGCCTGCACCGGGGCAGCCCATGCACAGGCACCCTTAGCCACTGGCTGGCCGACGAAGCCGGTACGGCTGATCGTCGACTTTCCGGCCGGCGGCGTGTCGGACACGATCGCACGCACGGTCGGCGGACGCTGGTCCGAAGGGCTCGGACAGCCGGTGGTGGTCGATCCGCGGCCAGGGGCGGGTGGGATGCTCGCCTACGGCCTGGGCATGCGCGCACAGCCCGACGGCCATACGATCTCGTTCGTCAGCGCGCCGTTCGTGCTGCTGGTCAGCCTTCACGAGAAACCGCAGTACACGGTGGCCGGGTTCGCGCCGATCGGGCTGATCGGGACAGCACCCAACGTGCTGGTGGCCTCGCCGAAGGTGCCGGCGCGCGGCGTCAAGGAACTGATCGGCTGGGCGAAGGGACGCAGCGATTCGGTCAACTTCGCCTCGGTAGGCATCGGCTCCAGCCCGCACCTGTCCGGCGAACTGTTCAACCAGGTCACTGGCGTACGCGCGACCCACGTGCCGTTCAACGGCAGCGGCCCTGCGATGAACGACCTGATGGCGGGAAGAGTCGACTTCATGTTCGTGAATCTGCCGTCCGCCGCGCCCCTGGTCAAAGCCGGCAAACTACAGTTGCTCGCCCTGGGCGGCGACCGGCGCATACCTGCCTACCCCGATACTGCGACCGTGGCCGAGTCGGGCTTTCCAGGCTTCCGGTCGATCGGCTTCTATGGCATTGCGGCACCCGCGGGCATCCCTGCGACCGCCGGGACCCGGTTGCGGCAGGAACTGGCCAGGGCGATCGTCGTGCCGGAAGTACGAGAGCGCCTGCAGGCGCTCGGCGTCGATCCCGCGGGCAGCGACGCGGGCGACTTCGGCGCATTCCTGTTGGATGAAACGCGGCGCTGGGAGCGCGTGGTGCGAGAAGCGAAGATACGCCTCGAGGTGCAATGAGCCCCTTCCACGCTACAGAACGGAAACGGACATGACGATCAGGATCCTTGCCAGCGACACCCTGCCCTACACGCCGCTCAGCCACGCCGTCTGCGTCAGCGCCGGCCCCTGGGTCTTCCTCAACGGCCTCGAGGCTACCGACGGAAGCCAGCGGCTGGATAGCCAGGTCGCGGGCGAGCCCGCCCTGCCCCTGCACGGTCTGCCGCGCCACCGGCGCGAAGGCGACTTCATCGCGCAACGGCTGAAGACGCTGCTCGACGGCGCAGGCACCTCGTTCCAGAACACGGTACGGCTCGACCAGTACTACCCGACCTGGCAGGCAGTCAACCCCTACCACCGTGCGCGCCGCGCGGCTTTCGGCGATTACATTCCACCGAGCACCTCGGTCGTGATGGGAGGCCTTCTGGCCGAGGGGGCCGGCATCTGCACGAACCTGATGGCGGTGCTGCCGGGTACCGGCCTCGAGCCGCAGCGGATCGACCCTCCGAAGGTAGACGCGCCAGTGTGGTCGGGCTTCGTGCCCGCGGCGACCGTCGGGGACTATGTGTTCGTGGCCGGCCAGATGGCGCGTGGCGACGATGGCCCCGACCCCCGCGCGCATGTGCCCAAGCACAGCCGCTGGGGCGGCTACGAGGCGCGCAAGCAGGCCGAGTTCGTGATCGACTACCGCCTGGCGCCGGCACTCTCTGCGGCGGGCGCTTCGTTTGAAGGGGCCCTCAAGGCGCAAGCCTACCTGCGCCACGCCGAGGACCTGCCGCATTTCCTCGAAGTCTGGAACGACCGCTTCGGTGCGCGCAAGGTCGCCCTCACGATCGTGCAGGCCGACGAGTTCGGCTTGGTGGATGGCAGCCTCGAGATCAACCTGGTCGGGCTGCGTGACCATGCGATCGCGCGCAAGCGGATACTCGACGTCGACATTCCGGCCGAAGCGACCTTCGGTGCGCCGGGTGTCCTCGGGGGCGACCTGCTGTTCGCCTCGGGGCTGATGGCCTGTGACCGGCAGGGCGCCGATGCGTCGATCGCCGCGGCGGCCGGTCTCGGCCACTTCGGCGCGCCAGCGCGCGCGGAGATGGCCTGCCTGCTGCAGCACGCGATGAAGATCTGCAGCGCAGCCGGAACCAGCGCGGCATCCATCACGCGGGCGATGCAGTTCCACACCGATCTGTCGGCGTTCCGCGACACCCTCGCGATGTGGGACGCGGTCGCCGACGTGCAATGCGTCCCCTACTGTGCGGTCAAGGCACCATCCCATCCCGTCCCGGGCTGCACCACCACGCTCGACTTCTGGGCCTGGGCCGGGGACTGACTCAACCTTCGACCTTCTCCACCACGCCGCTCTTCGTTGCCTTGAAGATGGCCTCGAGCGCGGAGATGTTGGCGACCATCTGCTCGCGCGGCACCGGGTACGGCGCGCGCCCTTCGGCCGCGTCGGCGAAGGCCTCGAGGTTGGCGAGCACGCCGGGCACCGGCGGGAACTCCTTGACCTCGCGCCGGCCGCCGCGGAAGCACTGGGTCATCGTCCAGCCTTCCGGCGCTTCCGGGTGGGTCTTGTCGCGCACCTCGATCCAGCCCTCGTTGCAGTAGATCGCGAAGCGGCCATCGAACGGCGTGGCCAGGATCGCGCTGATCAGCGCATGGCCACCGTTGCGGAACGACACCAGGATCGCCAGCGTGTCGCCGTTGACGAGATGGCTGCCGAGTTGCTTCACGCTGGCATACACATGGTCGGCTTCGCCGAACACGCCGACCGACAGGTCTAGCAGGTGGATGCCGGTGGCGGTCATCGGACCGGCCGGCGCTTCCTTGCCCGACAGGCGCCAGTTGTCTGCCGCGAGCGACAGGAACTTGTCCTGGCTGAAGTTGGCCTCGACCTGCAGCGGCTTGCCGAGCACGCCCGACTTCACGATCTGCATCATCTCGAGGATCGGCGGCTCGAACCGGCGCTCGTGGCCGACCGCCAGCGCGACGCCGGCCTTCTCGATCGCGGCCACTGCACGCAGCACGTCGGCGCGGGTCATCGACAGCGGCTTCTCGCAGAACACATGCTTGCCGGCCGCGGCAGCGGCGACGATCTGGTCGGTGTGCTGGGTGTGCGGCGTGCACAGCACGACCGCCTGGATCGACGGATCCGCCAGCACGTCTTCATAGCGGGTCACCACCTGCACGCCCTGCTCGCGCGCGAAATCGGCGATCGAGTCGGGGTTCACCTCGACCACCTTGCCGACGGTGATCTTCTTGCTGGTCTTGAGCAGCGGGACGATGATCTTGCCCCACCATCCCATGCCGACGACGGCTACGTTCAACATCGAGTTTCTCCTCAGGCAGCGCGGGCGGTCTTGCCCGACGCGATCGCGGCATTCACCGCGGGCATGACCTTCTCGGCCATCAGTTCCATCGAGCGCTTGCCCAGCGCCGGGTCTTTCCAGTCCAGGGATGCATAGACGAGCGTGCCGAAGTCGCCCACCTCCTCGCGGAAGGCGAGGATCTGGTCGACCACGCTGTCGACGGTGCCGGCGATGGTGAGCTTGCGGTTCACGTAATCCGCCGTGATCATCTCGTCGGGCATGCTCTGGTCGGCCTTGAACAGGTTGCCGCGGTTGCCGAAGCCCACCAGCTTGCGGATGAGCTGCTTGAAGTAGTGGTGGTAGGGGCCGTCCTCGCCATA
This genomic interval carries:
- a CDS encoding tripartite tricarboxylate transporter substrate binding protein, producing the protein MDTILTRMLKHSPIARLAVPIGMLSIAVAACTGAAHAQAPLATGWPTKPVRLIVDFPAGGVSDTIARTVGGRWSEGLGQPVVVDPRPGAGGMLAYGLGMRAQPDGHTISFVSAPFVLLVSLHEKPQYTVAGFAPIGLIGTAPNVLVASPKVPARGVKELIGWAKGRSDSVNFASVGIGSSPHLSGELFNQVTGVRATHVPFNGSGPAMNDLMAGRVDFMFVNLPSAAPLVKAGKLQLLALGGDRRIPAYPDTATVAESGFPGFRSIGFYGIAAPAGIPATAGTRLRQELARAIVVPEVRERLQALGVDPAGSDAGDFGAFLLDETRRWERVVREAKIRLEVQ
- a CDS encoding LysR family transcriptional regulator — encoded protein: MNFKLRQLQGLLALARTGSFSRAAADSSMTQPAFSQMIRELETALGVRLFDRTTRRVDLTDAGRTLVGLVQRPVDELADAWLDLRGVAAGTRGRIALALLPSAAFGFVTRALAAYRALHPLVQVTLREEQNDVLLQKVRDREVDFGIGILAGRDPELEATDLFVDELVAVLASGHPLAARTTLSWKAVAAEPLILLPRPSSVRQLVEASLARHRAAREPAFEVANMLTAASMARSGLGITVLPWLALAEMRQEGLEVRRIGVPRPLRRVSIVCRADRRPSPAASAFLALLEDGRTRFLPQALAAPRG
- a CDS encoding Gfo/Idh/MocA family oxidoreductase; this translates as MLNVAVVGMGWWGKIIVPLLKTSKKITVGKVVEVNPDSIADFAREQGVQVVTRYEDVLADPSIQAVVLCTPHTQHTDQIVAAAAAGKHVFCEKPLSMTRADVLRAVAAIEKAGVALAVGHERRFEPPILEMMQIVKSGVLGKPLQVEANFSQDKFLSLAADNWRLSGKEAPAGPMTATGIHLLDLSVGVFGEADHVYASVKQLGSHLVNGDTLAILVSFRNGGHALISAILATPFDGRFAIYCNEGWIEVRDKTHPEAPEGWTMTQCFRGGRREVKEFPPVPGVLANLEAFADAAEGRAPYPVPREQMVANISALEAIFKATKSGVVEKVEG
- a CDS encoding hydantoinase/oxoprolinase family protein, with product MAGYWIGIDTGGTFTDLVLAEPSAGRWEYHKVPTRTADPAAGIHDGIRELLALSGVAAADVAFLVLGTTLATNAVLEGKWAKTGLVTTAGFRDVIELARQRRPDYFNLDKVKPVPPASRDCRLEVSERIDVEGRVVTPLDESTVHAAVAALKEAGVQSVAICFLHSYQNPAHEARARAIIEAAWPGSAVCASYEVLAEFREFERCASTLVNASLMPIMATYLDRFEAGVRELGVPRTPRVMQSNGGAVTPAAVKRLPINTFFSGPAGGVIGSARLGSRIGLPNLITFDMGGTSTDVCLIKDGEPAKKSQREMGGYPVRTRTLDIHTIGAGGGSIAWIDAGGLLKVGPRSAGAYPGPAAYGRGGTEPTVTDANVVLGRLSPESLLGGRMKMHPDKAREAVEDLARKLSVDPVQAAAGVVEIVNVNMMGAVRVISIEQGEDPRDFALVAFGGAGPLHAVEVAMAMGMRHVLVPARPGLLSAEGLLQADQRGDFSLTRLVVLAPAQLRAIDAGFAELRRRGEAWLAEERADAGASVSEWSADLRYVGQSFELVLPLSGGSLDEASVAALVEAFHQRHREYYGYDIRDQAVELVNLRLALTVPRPRPSFSAVASAPVGTPGSRDVWFPAGGYVRSPVYDRSHLVPGMAFDGPAIVEQMDATTVIPPSARCRIDDAGNLHVMLGEVQ
- a CDS encoding hydantoinase B/oxoprolinase family protein; translated protein: MSNERKPGAPVQAPDPIRAEVMARYLLAAAEEMGATLMRTSFSPNIKERADCSTAIFDAQGQVIALAQRVPIHLGSMVGAVDEILSRYGRENILPGDMFMANDPYNGGGSHLPDINVISPVFIGGEIVAFVANIAHHADVGGMVPGSEAAVCNSIFQEGLRLPPVRIMRGGEINRDVLDIVLLNSRTPDERLGDLRAQFAANLVGTRAVETLIARYGPEETARTIAGYLDFTERRFAAAIARLPAGTYHAEDCLDGNAEGERALIRLAMTIEGGRLHFDFAGSAKQLESARNIPERALLATIYTVAKSLLDPDVPANAGYYRTITTAAPKGSVVGPQSPAAVGCRSISCGVLGDVVAKALSQALPVRALAPSGPHHLMVLAGRDPRSGTYFVNYETVAGGMGARSNRDGMDAVRVHASGASNLPVEALEHAFPFRVDRYALWEGSGGEGEYRGGMGVIRDYRVLGDDIVVSLSSERQHVEAEGMKGGQPGLRGRFVFNPGRADERVLPSAAADVRLPRDSVLRVCTPGGGGFGDPAARAPAARERDQREDRSPKEPAQ